A region of the Fusobacteria bacterium ZRK30 genome:
GCTTCAAGATTAAAAAATTAATCCTGTTAATTCAAATTTTTTTCTTAAGTCTTATTTTCTTGCTCTACTTTATAAGTTAAAGATCACCCTTTAAAAAATTATTATATATTAAAAAAAATCCTTGACTTAAAATGTAAAAATTGTTATTATAATTTTGTAATCAATACAAAGTTGAAATAAAAGTAAATCAAAATATAGGGAGTGAAGTGAAATGGCAAAAGTAAGATGTACAGTATGTGGAGAAATATTAGATGTAAACGTTGAGGTCTGTCCAGTATGTAAGGCAGGGAAGGATAAATTCGTAGCTTATGATGAAAATGCAACTGAAGAGTGGGCAACTGAGCATAAGTTAGGAGAAGGATTAGCTTGTGGAGATGCAGAAATTATCGAAGGATTAAAGGCTAACTTTGCAGGAGAATGTACAGAAGTTGGGATGTACTTAGCAATGTCAAGAGTAGCAGATAGAGAAGGATATCCGGAAGTAGCAGAAGCATACAAGAGAATTGCATTTGAAGAGGCAGAACATGCAGCTAAATTTGCTGAGTTATTAGGAGAAGTAGTAACAGATTCAACAGAAGAAAACTTAAGATTAAGAGTAGCGGCAGAATACGGAGCTACATCTGGTAAATTTGAAATTGCAAAAAGAGCTAAGAAATTAGGATTAGATGCAATTCATGATACAGTACATGAAATGGCTAAAGATGAAGCTAGACATGGAAAAGCTTTCAAAGGTTTATTAGAAAGACATTTTGAAGGGAAATAATTAGAAACTAAAAATTACTATAAAAATAAAGAGGTGGAATAATATGAAAAAATATGTTTGTGAAGTATGTGGGTATGTTTATGATCCAGAAGTTGGAGATGTAGATAATGGAATTGAAGCTGGAACTAAATTTGAAGATATTCCTGAAGACTGGGTTTGTCCTCCATGCAGCATGGGGAAAGATGTATTCGCTGAAGAAAACTAAAAAATCTAAACTCTCAGGAAT
Encoded here:
- a CDS encoding rubredoxin, with translation MKKYVCEVCGYVYDPEVGDVDNGIEAGTKFEDIPEDWVCPPCSMGKDVFAEEN
- a CDS encoding NADH peroxidase, with the protein product MAKVRCTVCGEILDVNVEVCPVCKAGKDKFVAYDENATEEWATEHKLGEGLACGDAEIIEGLKANFAGECTEVGMYLAMSRVADREGYPEVAEAYKRIAFEEAEHAAKFAELLGEVVTDSTEENLRLRVAAEYGATSGKFEIAKRAKKLGLDAIHDTVHEMAKDEARHGKAFKGLLERHFEGK